Proteins encoded within one genomic window of bacterium:
- a CDS encoding 3-oxoacyl-ACP reductase family protein — protein MRLKEKVALVTGGSRGIGRAVALELAKEGADIGVNYAKNKAAADEIVSKIHLLGRNAIPIQADVGKITDIERMVEQIWEEFGRIDILVNNAGIAYIEPFFKVSEETWDRTLDVNLKGTFFTSQIVANKMIKKQIEGRIINVSATNGQVAEVDTVHYNASKGGMDMVTCSLAIELAPFGIRVNGIAPGIIKTEIDVDFFADSKFKEHYQQHIPMRRFGEVEEVGKTAVFLASDDSSYITGHTIVIDGGLLCEQVPKLQN, from the coding sequence ATGAGGCTCAAAGAGAAAGTAGCTTTAGTAACAGGTGGCTCAAGAGGTATTGGTAGAGCTGTAGCTTTGGAACTGGCAAAAGAAGGGGCTGATATAGGGGTAAATTATGCAAAAAATAAGGCTGCTGCAGATGAAATTGTCAGCAAGATTCATTTACTCGGAAGAAATGCTATTCCTATTCAGGCAGATGTAGGTAAAATAACAGATATTGAGAGGATGGTAGAGCAAATTTGGGAGGAATTCGGAAGAATTGATATCCTGGTGAACAATGCCGGTATAGCCTATATTGAACCCTTCTTCAAAGTTAGTGAAGAAACATGGGACAGAACTCTGGATGTGAACCTAAAAGGCACCTTCTTCACCAGTCAAATAGTGGCTAATAAGATGATTAAAAAACAAATTGAAGGCAGGATTATTAATGTATCTGCCACTAATGGTCAGGTGGCAGAAGTGGATACTGTCCACTACAATGCTTCCAAAGGGGGAATGGATATGGTAACTTGCTCCTTAGCTATTGAACTGGCTCCTTTTGGGATAAGGGTCAATGGAATAGCTCCTGGCATCATTAAAACAGAGATAGATGTGGATTTCTTTGCCGACTCCAAATTCAAGGAACATTATCAACAGCATATTCCTATGCGAAGATTTGGAGAAGTCGAAGAAGTGGGGAAGACAGCTGTATTCTTAGCCTCGGATGATTCTTCATATATCACGGGACACACAATAGTAATAGATGGCGGTCTACTCTGTGAACAGGTTCCTAAATTACAAAACTGA
- a CDS encoding PocR ligand-binding domain-containing protein, with the protein MLRINQTRHKKLITMDPKSIDDILSKKLLLELRRLFYKATGMTISFIIGRRGGDMDFFPKSERSNFCKIIHSTPQGKARCFLSDSEAIQIAFKNKKPHIYECHGGLVNVAVPIIMQNKLLGSILSGQIVAKKPTNMSFLSVKEKTKELRINYDKLKEAYKKVKIVPREKVDIVVKLLFLIANFIVEKESVIVLQKELIHQQKKIVEANKEREQWKKELRKAMPFIEMETVSTREHSRHEKIIMEAKRFIETNFTKTLNLKDVAEAVYLSPNYFSNLFKHYTNYTFHEYLMKIRIENAKELLSRLNLNVSQVSNLVGYDDPNHFSKVFTKITGYSPQKYRQNFLG; encoded by the coding sequence ATGCTCAGAATTAATCAGACAAGGCACAAAAAATTAATAACCATGGATCCTAAGTCAATAGATGACATTCTAAGTAAAAAACTCCTATTAGAACTCCGAAGGTTGTTTTACAAAGCAACTGGCATGACGATATCCTTTATAATCGGCAGACGAGGGGGAGATATGGATTTTTTTCCTAAGTCGGAAAGAAGCAATTTTTGTAAGATTATTCACTCAACTCCTCAAGGTAAAGCGAGATGTTTTCTTTCAGATTCAGAAGCTATCCAGATTGCTTTTAAAAACAAAAAACCTCATATTTACGAATGTCACGGTGGACTGGTTAATGTTGCTGTTCCAATAATAATGCAGAATAAATTATTAGGTTCTATATTATCTGGACAGATAGTTGCCAAAAAACCAACAAACATGAGTTTTTTATCCGTAAAGGAAAAAACAAAAGAACTAAGAATTAATTATGATAAGCTAAAAGAGGCATATAAAAAAGTTAAAATTGTTCCTCGTGAGAAGGTAGATATAGTTGTAAAATTACTGTTCCTCATTGCCAACTTCATTGTTGAAAAGGAATCTGTAATAGTGCTCCAAAAGGAACTCATCCATCAGCAGAAGAAGATAGTAGAAGCAAACAAAGAAAGAGAGCAGTGGAAAAAAGAATTGCGAAAAGCCATGCCTTTTATTGAAATGGAAACTGTCTCTACCAGGGAACATTCACGACATGAAAAGATTATCATGGAAGCTAAAAGATTTATTGAAACCAATTTTACAAAAACTCTGAACCTTAAAGATGTTGCTGAAGCAGTTTATCTGAGTCCTAACTACTTCAGCAATCTATTCAAACACTATACAAACTATACCTTCCACGAATATCTGATGAAGATCCGTATTGAAAATGCGAAAGAGCTTCTTAGTAGATTAAACCTTAATGTGTCACAGGTATCAAATCTTGTGGGATATGATGATCCGAACCACTTCAGCAAAGTGTTTACAAAAATAACAGGATATTCTCCCCAAAAATACCGCCAGAACTTCTTGGGATAA
- a CDS encoding sulfatase-like hydrolase/transferase, giving the protein MNILLIMPEALRPMNLHCCGYAKQTSPFIDKLAREGVLFRNAIAQTAHTYPGVASIYTGLYPHTHELEAEESYNRIKEISWSYLKSRREFKNWETPLDILKRKDYRIIGKYGGSISQPLGCTTDIHDEGGILKAIEKYKDNEFLIMDMSYRTHIAYQAEPPYDTMFLPEGYKVTDNFKKYEQMVKETGHGYILNPKLVSKKYQKAKTATAWKVFTLSKEDRPSIIARYDGALRMLDMEIETYIKKLEELGILDDTLIIITSDHGEEILEHGSLGHASCSMAGTLYEENVRIPLIMRYPKALPQGKIIDTQIGQVDIMPTIFDMLGLSMPEGTEGHSLMPLIKGEKVDFNEETYLETLKCGWQTLPDDGRMLWAVRTPEWKLIFNYDYKNEEDKGSYELYNLKNDPGEKHNLIDKEPEIAKTFENKLNKKIKDRLASLNRR; this is encoded by the coding sequence ATGAATATTTTACTCATTATGCCTGAGGCTCTTAGACCTATGAATCTGCACTGCTGCGGTTATGCAAAGCAAACAAGTCCTTTTATCGATAAATTAGCGCGTGAAGGAGTCTTGTTTAGGAACGCAATAGCTCAGACTGCTCACACCTATCCTGGCGTAGCTTCTATTTACACAGGCCTTTATCCTCATACTCACGAACTTGAAGCAGAAGAAAGCTATAACAGGATAAAAGAGATATCATGGAGTTATCTTAAATCTAGACGGGAATTTAAAAATTGGGAGACTCCATTAGATATCCTTAAAAGAAAGGATTATCGGATAATTGGGAAATATGGGGGAAGTATATCTCAGCCTCTTGGGTGTACTACTGATATACATGATGAAGGAGGCATATTAAAAGCTATAGAAAAGTATAAGGACAATGAATTTCTCATAATGGATATGTCTTATCGTACCCATATTGCATATCAGGCAGAACCGCCATATGATACGATGTTTCTTCCGGAAGGATATAAGGTTACAGATAATTTCAAAAAATACGAGCAGATGGTTAAAGAAACCGGGCATGGATACATATTAAATCCAAAACTTGTTAGCAAGAAATATCAGAAAGCAAAGACAGCTACAGCGTGGAAAGTTTTTACTCTTTCCAAAGAGGACAGGCCTTCAATTATAGCGCGATATGACGGAGCTTTGAGAATGCTGGATATGGAAATAGAAACCTATATTAAAAAGCTTGAAGAGCTCGGTATTTTAGACGACACCCTGATTATAATAACCTCAGATCACGGAGAAGAAATACTGGAGCATGGATCCTTAGGGCATGCATCCTGCTCCATGGCAGGAACTCTGTATGAAGAAAATGTAAGAATTCCTCTGATTATGAGATATCCTAAAGCATTACCACAAGGGAAAATAATAGACACACAGATTGGTCAGGTAGATATAATGCCCACAATATTTGATATGCTCGGCCTCTCTATGCCTGAGGGGACAGAGGGGCATTCTCTTATGCCGCTTATCAAAGGAGAAAAAGTAGATTTTAATGAAGAAACTTATCTGGAAACGCTCAAATGTGGCTGGCAGACTTTGCCTGATGATGGAAGAATGTTGTGGGCAGTAAGAACGCCTGAATGGAAACTGATTTTTAACTATGATTATAAGAACGAAGAAGACAAGGGTTCTTACGAATTATATAATCTAAAAAATGACCCGGGAGAAAAACACAATCTTATTGATAAAGAACCAGAAATAGCAAAAACATTTGAAAATAAATTAAATAAGAAGATAAAAGACAGACTGGCATCACTTAACAGACGATAA
- a CDS encoding uroporphyrinogen decarboxylase family protein, whose product MAYEGVMDDIQTCVNLGVPKRVPVFANSEEFDVKWYGKYIYEDVCQDAGKLAEVWIAAVEEFDYDWAWLQIDDCIEFEVLGIGCHGEGNILRATKDYLPATQDTLKNLKIPDPDKDGRMPMKLEAIRKIRKHFGERVCLCASNAAPFSSVALLYGLTETMMLIHTDSKLLKDTCDFFVELQKMWGVAQIKAGAHAIWLGDCNSMSNLISAQQYKEFAFEPCKKVTTAYREAGGLTFLHNSEESVPHIELETQLGVSAISVGPGIDIEKAKETVKGKTCLLGNLDPINILMNGTPQQIAKETERIMTIGKKDGGYIFNTGEMNPSDVPVENMKTMIQTAKKFGKD is encoded by the coding sequence ATGGCTTATGAAGGGGTAATGGATGATATCCAAACATGTGTAAATCTGGGCGTTCCAAAGAGAGTTCCTGTATTTGCCAATAGTGAAGAATTTGATGTTAAATGGTATGGGAAATATATCTATGAAGATGTATGTCAGGATGCAGGCAAGTTAGCAGAGGTATGGATTGCGGCTGTAGAAGAGTTTGATTATGACTGGGCATGGCTGCAAATTGATGATTGTATTGAATTCGAAGTATTAGGAATTGGATGTCACGGAGAAGGAAATATTCTTCGCGCAACAAAAGATTATCTGCCTGCAACACAGGATACATTAAAAAACCTCAAAATACCTGATCCAGACAAAGATGGCAGAATGCCGATGAAACTTGAAGCAATAAGGAAAATAAGAAAGCATTTTGGAGAAAGAGTATGTTTATGTGCCAGTAATGCAGCGCCTTTTTCTTCCGTGGCGCTTCTATACGGGCTTACTGAAACAATGATGCTCATTCACACAGATTCCAAGCTGCTTAAAGATACCTGCGATTTTTTTGTTGAACTTCAAAAAATGTGGGGAGTAGCTCAAATTAAAGCAGGTGCACATGCTATCTGGCTAGGCGACTGTAATTCAATGAGTAATCTCATATCTGCGCAGCAGTATAAGGAATTTGCATTTGAACCATGCAAAAAAGTTACAACAGCATATAGAGAAGCAGGAGGTCTAACATTTCTACATAATAGTGAGGAATCTGTTCCTCATATAGAATTAGAAACTCAGCTTGGAGTAAGCGCAATAAGCGTAGGACCTGGCATAGACATTGAAAAAGCAAAGGAAACAGTAAAAGGGAAAACATGTCTTCTGGGTAATCTGGACCCAATAAATATTTTGATGAATGGAACTCCTCAGCAGATAGCTAAAGAAACAGAGAGAATCATGACTATTGGTAAAAAGGATGGTGGATATATATTCAATACCGGTGAGATGAATCCAAGTGATGTTCCTGTCGAGAATATGAAAACAATGATCCAAACAGCAAAAAAATTTGGAAAGGATTAA
- a CDS encoding ArgE/DapE family deacylase, whose amino-acid sequence MRNSIQNKLIELVEKKRDDIIRFVQNLVRIPSVNSPPDGEEKECQEFIASKLKKLDMDVDMFTPDEVPGIKDSPFYVPNRKYVNRPNVIGRIKGLGGGKSLLLTSHVDVVPPGKIKWEHDPWGGDISESKIYGRGAADAKGGLAAQITAVECIKELGINLKGDLLFASVVDEEFGGMNGSLAVSLNLGRIDGVILSEPTSLCVMPGCAGGLQYEIVVKGQFAFEGQKYMGVSAIDKMYKVIKGLQKLENERNRKVKASPLFSEYPIRTPITVISIKGGDFEVGGVPDSCKIMVWHGAIPGEDKIAVMDQLQNILRKVCEKDIWLKENRPDFKVIGTWLDPCEIPYDHLLVKTISSNVKRVTKKDTVIKGMEGSCDLSRFVISGGIAAVVLGPGNIKQAHAVDESIEIEEIMKATKIIALSAIEWCNSQ is encoded by the coding sequence ATGCGAAATTCTATACAGAATAAATTAATAGAACTTGTTGAAAAAAAGAGAGATGACATAATTCGTTTTGTCCAAAATTTAGTTAGAATTCCCAGCGTAAACAGTCCCCCTGATGGTGAGGAGAAAGAATGTCAGGAATTTATTGCCAGTAAATTGAAAAAATTAGATATGGATGTAGATATGTTTACTCCTGATGAGGTTCCCGGCATAAAAGACAGTCCTTTCTATGTTCCAAATCGTAAGTATGTCAACAGACCGAATGTCATTGGAAGGATAAAAGGTCTCGGAGGCGGGAAGAGTCTGCTTTTAACCAGTCATGTAGATGTTGTTCCGCCAGGAAAAATAAAGTGGGAACACGACCCATGGGGCGGGGATATAAGCGAATCTAAAATATACGGCAGAGGCGCAGCTGATGCCAAAGGCGGACTTGCTGCACAAATCACAGCTGTTGAATGCATAAAAGAACTCGGGATTAATCTTAAAGGAGACTTGCTTTTTGCCAGTGTGGTTGATGAAGAATTTGGAGGCATGAATGGCTCATTAGCTGTGTCTCTGAATCTTGGGCGAATAGACGGTGTAATACTCTCGGAGCCGACATCTCTTTGTGTCATGCCCGGCTGTGCAGGGGGCTTGCAATATGAAATAGTAGTCAAAGGACAGTTTGCTTTTGAAGGTCAAAAATACATGGGTGTAAGCGCAATTGATAAAATGTATAAGGTTATTAAAGGGCTGCAAAAACTTGAAAATGAACGCAATCGAAAAGTAAAAGCAAGCCCCCTGTTTTCGGAATATCCTATTAGAACTCCAATCACTGTAATATCCATAAAAGGCGGTGATTTCGAAGTGGGTGGAGTGCCTGATTCTTGCAAGATTATGGTTTGGCATGGAGCGATTCCTGGAGAGGATAAGATAGCGGTCATGGATCAGCTTCAGAATATTCTAAGAAAGGTTTGCGAAAAAGATATTTGGCTTAAAGAGAATCGTCCTGATTTCAAGGTAATCGGCACCTGGTTAGATCCGTGTGAAATACCTTATGACCACTTGTTAGTAAAGACCATAAGTTCTAATGTCAAGAGAGTAACAAAGAAAGACACAGTTATTAAAGGGATGGAAGGAAGTTGTGATTTATCTCGTTTTGTAATCAGCGGTGGTATTGCTGCGGTTGTATTGGGACCTGGTAATATTAAACAGGCTCATGCTGTTGATGAGTCCATAGAAATTGAAGAGATAATGAAGGCAACTAAGATAATTGCTCTTTCAGCAATAGAATGGTGTAATTCACAATGA
- a CDS encoding DegT/DnrJ/EryC1/StrS family aminotransferase: MGNGKSGHEATGSKPTSSKPDDGVTLRVPYSYFGAMYDDDEEKAVLRAMKQDRQTKGPHLEQFQKEFAAMCGVKHALATSNCTTAMHAATQAFGIKEGDEVIITPNTFIATSLVLLKEGARPVYSDIDPKTYNIDPKQIEDKITPKTKAIYVVHYGGQMCDMDPIMEIAKKHNIYVLEDCAHTPGAEYKGRKAGSIGDIGCFSFHSLKNMTTLGEGGMVTTNNDEIAARVARLRAMNTATWDFPEGQSTFSFAGYTLTKTGISDYWIPSHHDVVDDDGKWGNNYRMNETQAAVGICQLKKLKKMNEKRREFGRYINESIKDIKGITPVYEDPNCYHVYHLYTVCVEEEMGIERDAFMRVLYREYGVQPILHYQPTYHYTGLKKLGYPDKLCPVAEKFFYKRELNLPIHPRLTKEDCNIMIEGIKKAAKKVRRCER, from the coding sequence ATGGGAAATGGGAAATCAGGACATGAGGCTACTGGAAGCAAACCAACAAGTTCCAAGCCGGATGACGGCGTTACACTAAGAGTTCCTTACTCTTATTTTGGTGCAATGTATGATGATGATGAAGAAAAAGCCGTCCTCAGGGCAATGAAACAGGACAGGCAGACAAAAGGACCTCATCTGGAACAATTCCAGAAAGAGTTTGCAGCTATGTGCGGAGTAAAACATGCTCTTGCAACCTCTAACTGTACTACTGCGATGCATGCAGCAACTCAGGCTTTTGGTATTAAAGAAGGAGATGAAGTAATTATTACACCAAACACATTTATTGCTACTTCTCTTGTGCTTTTAAAAGAAGGTGCAAGACCTGTATATTCAGATATTGACCCAAAAACATATAACATCGACCCAAAACAGATAGAAGATAAGATAACTCCTAAAACAAAAGCGATTTATGTCGTTCATTATGGCGGGCAGATGTGTGATATGGACCCCATTATGGAGATAGCAAAAAAACATAATATCTATGTTTTGGAAGACTGCGCTCATACACCCGGAGCAGAATACAAAGGAAGAAAAGCAGGAAGTATCGGAGATATTGGATGTTTCAGTTTTCATTCTTTAAAAAACATGACTACATTAGGTGAGGGAGGCATGGTTACAACTAATAATGATGAAATAGCTGCAAGAGTAGCAAGGCTTCGCGCAATGAATACAGCAACGTGGGACTTCCCTGAAGGACAAAGCACATTCAGTTTTGCAGGGTACACATTGACAAAGACAGGTATATCCGATTACTGGATTCCCTCACATCATGATGTTGTAGATGACGATGGAAAGTGGGGAAATAACTACAGAATGAATGAAACCCAGGCTGCAGTCGGGATATGTCAGCTCAAAAAGTTAAAAAAGATGAATGAAAAACGGAGAGAATTCGGGCGTTATATTAATGAGTCCATCAAAGATATTAAAGGCATAACTCCGGTATATGAAGACCCAAACTGTTACCATGTTTATCACCTTTATACCGTTTGTGTCGAAGAAGAAATGGGCATAGAAAGAGACGCTTTTATGCGCGTTCTTTACAGAGAGTATGGGGTCCAACCAATATTGCACTATCAGCCAACATATCACTATACCGGGTTAAAAAAGTTAGGTTATCCTGACAAGCTCTGTCCAGTTGCAGAAAAATTCTTTTACAAAAGAGAACTAAATCTTCCCATACATCCGAGATTAACGAAGGAAGACTGCAACATAATGATTGAAGGAATTAAGAAAGCTGCAAAAAAGGTGAGAAGATGCGAGCGCTAG
- a CDS encoding DSD1 family PLP-dependent enzyme, whose translation MKKKEIDTPALLLNLDLFEANIFQMARYFEGIRANLRPHVKTHKTPMIAKKQIEAGAKGITCAKLGEAEVMANHQIENILIANQIVGKQKIKRLIKLTKRADLIVAVTDHENVRNLSLAAEKEDIKLDVIIEVEVGMNRCGTAPGLETLELARGIVKIKNLNFRGIMGYEGHVMVPMDIEERRQKTLQADKLLVDTAKLIENTGIKVEIVSAGGTGTFDITGNYPGITEVQAGSYCLMDSSYREYKNLMSKFQCAVTVYASVIGRPTAERVVVDTGLKSISIDQGIPYPKEKNFFKVVELHEEHMCLELKRPDLKIDIGDKIEFIPSHICTTVNLHDKFYCIRGNELKEVWDIEARGKSQ comes from the coding sequence ATGAAGAAAAAAGAGATTGATACGCCGGCTTTATTATTAAATTTAGACTTATTTGAAGCAAATATTTTTCAAATGGCTCGCTACTTTGAAGGCATAAGAGCAAATCTACGTCCTCATGTAAAAACACATAAAACTCCTATGATTGCAAAAAAACAGATTGAAGCAGGGGCAAAGGGAATTACCTGTGCCAAGCTCGGAGAAGCAGAAGTTATGGCAAATCACCAGATCGAGAACATTCTTATTGCTAATCAAATTGTTGGAAAGCAAAAGATTAAAAGGTTGATTAAACTTACCAAACGTGCGGATTTGATTGTAGCGGTAACCGATCATGAAAATGTCCGGAACCTCTCCCTAGCCGCTGAGAAAGAAGACATTAAACTCGATGTGATAATTGAAGTAGAGGTGGGAATGAACCGATGCGGAACTGCGCCGGGACTGGAAACTCTTGAATTAGCAAGGGGAATTGTGAAGATAAAAAATTTGAATTTCAGAGGGATAATGGGGTATGAAGGTCATGTCATGGTTCCTATGGATATTGAAGAAAGAAGACAAAAAACTTTGCAGGCGGATAAACTATTGGTTGATACTGCCAAACTGATAGAGAATACGGGAATAAAAGTTGAGATAGTCAGCGCAGGTGGAACAGGCACTTTTGATATAACTGGAAACTATCCGGGAATTACCGAAGTTCAGGCAGGTTCTTACTGCTTGATGGATTCTTCTTATCGAGAATATAAAAACCTTATGTCAAAATTTCAGTGTGCAGTTACAGTATATGCTTCAGTTATTGGAAGACCTACTGCGGAAAGAGTAGTGGTGGATACAGGACTTAAGAGTATAAGTATTGATCAGGGTATTCCTTATCCTAAAGAAAAGAATTTTTTCAAGGTTGTAGAACTTCATGAGGAACATATGTGTCTGGAATTGAAACGTCCTGATTTAAAAATAGATATAGGAGATAAAATAGAGTTTATTCCTTCTCATATTTGCACTACGGTTAATCTCCATGATAAATTTTATTGTATAAGGGGAAATGAGTTAAAGGAAGTGTGGGATATTGAAGCAAGAGGAAAGTCTCAATAA